The genomic stretch CATCCAAAACTGCTACATTCAGGGCAATGTACTGATCCACATCAAACTCTGGTAGTGCCAAAGAGCTAAACTTCTCGTCTTGTAAACTAAAAGCGACAATAGGTCGCGGCACACGATCATCGCCTGAACCAGCTCCAACCCAATGTATTGTTTCATGGAGCAACGCATTGCTCTCATAATGATTATAAAAAAAATATGGAACATCAGGGCCTTTTTTCCAGAAATGATTATTAAAGCTATAAACCATGACTCGACAATAATAAGAATTTGGGTCGTTAGAATAAGTCTGACCAATCCTAACACATTTGTAGTCCTGAGAGACGGAATCAAACCCAAAGCCATAGTAGAAACTCCCATGAGGGTAAGCTAATTGTTCCTCTGTAGGCAACCAAGGGAGTAACCTATTTGTTTGCGTAGTTGGGTTGTATATCATTATCTGGTAGTATTCAAATTCGTAAAGGCAAAGTAAGCCATTACATGTaccaaccacaccaacaccaccaTGATCAGGATGCTTGAAAGGGTAATCGAGCTCACGGATGTTCTCAAAAGTGTCGAAATCAGTCAAATGAAGCATTGGGGTTCTAACAACAAAGTGGAGGTTGGTTTTGGTTACAAGGGATCGTTGCAAATGAAGATTAACAAAATGAAGATCTGTAATAAGATGATACCATAATTTGCAGACAACCTTAAATCGTAGCAGAGTTTTTGCGGGCAATAGTAGGAATATCTCAGTCAGCAAATCAACGGGAAAAGTCGACATTATTATTATTCCCTTCGTCCCAATTTCCTTAATCCCAAAATTATCGTCCCCTTTCTAGTAAAAAGACAAATACAAGAGAAAAATGTGGCTCACAGTTGAATTTACTGACAATGCACTCTGAATTTCCTCTCCTAACATGTTAACCTGTCAAACAAATACAATACTTTAATCATTCAAATACAATCGACTATCGTTCTGTTGAAAGACCACATGCCTTACTTGACTCATTAGTCATTCCTACTCCTTCCGTCAcaatcaatagtttacacttgctttatttccccctcacaaaataaagcaaGTGTAAATTAGTCACGGAACAGAGGGAGTATGAAATAATGTCCAAACTACCCAAATTGAAGAGAAAAATCGACATAATTATGCACGAAACGGGTTGCAGGCAGAATCATTTAGTTGATGAATCCAACTTTAAACTTTTCATTTCGTAACTATAGATTTCAACTATTTAAAGTTACCCAAATTGCAGAACTGTGATCATGAAAACGAAATTCAACCAAATTAATTGTTACCCAATTAAGCATATGATTTGATTAAATAAAGAGTAACAACACTAATCAATTTTCAATGAGAAACACAGATTACAAAAGGATCAGATTAGAATATGAATAGTAATAAAAGTGAAGTAATTCATACCTAATTGCGATTTCTGATTAAAATTGCAGAATAAATTCTTGTTAAGGATTTGTTATTTTTACCCATTTTTCAGAAACTTAAGTGATTGATAAACAGAAATTTATTCCCCAAAATAATCCTTGGAATTTCAAGGTGTTTCGGGTTGGGGTTTGGTCAGGTCGGGTCATACGGTTTGGATTATTTTTAGGAGCTCTAAAATGGACGTCAAGTCCTACTCCATATCACAAGGAAAAACGGTTAATTCCGTTGAAAAGGTATCAGATTTTAACTACATTTTGAAAAACTTTACTTCGAGAAAAAAGGAACATACACTAGATGTATTACCTCATATTTTACATGTTTTTGAGCATctgtgtattttttctgagcttattaccacaaactttatttgtttttgagcgtatgtgtattttttctgagcttattaaagtttataagttaaattttaattttttttcctgtCAAAACTCAAATTAACAAAGTTTGtaatgtttttgaattttattgtaattttttgagcttaatgttttgtaaatgaactcaaaaactttaaagtaaaactcataatttttaaaacaaaactcaaaaaatgctcaaaaactataaaactggtggtaatacatcggatgtataaatatataatccACTTACCGCTTTACTGCGGATGAGTGTTTCTACTTTCTAGTAGCCCCTTAATTCCCGCCATTAATCAAGTTTACCCAGACAAGTGAAATTCACCTGTTGTAACTTGTAAGCTTAAAGATCTCATCCAAGAACTTGTACTACAACGTTTTGATAACGTACAAGTAAACATTGTTGCCGTCACAGTGTCACACTGATATATCGTCTGAACTCTTGCAATTACAATTAACTCGGGAAAAACTTTTTAAGTGTTACAACTCCAAAGGAAACATGTCAAAGCATCAACTTAGCTATAACCATTGTTCAAAGCCAAAGTCGAGATACAACTCGGAAATCAATGTACAGGAAAGGGTCGCATGGATCCAGTCTACAGAAACAACTTGTTAAGGTGATGCCAAATTTGATGCCGCTAGTACTCGCTGTATACAATCCAAACAGAAGACGTATTGCATGCATCTGTACTAACGTCtgcaaaatgaagaagaaacACTGGCGTCAGTACTAAACTTATACAACAATATACGTGACAATGCTACTTCTATG from Silene latifolia isolate original U9 population chromosome 5, ASM4854445v1, whole genome shotgun sequence encodes the following:
- the LOC141657782 gene encoding F-box protein CPR1-like; the encoded protein is MSTFPVDLLTEIFLLLPAKTLLRFKVVCKLWYHLITDLHFVNLHLQRSLVTKTNLHFVVRTPMLHLTDFDTFENIRELDYPFKHPDHGGVGVVGTCNGLLCLYEFEYYQIMIYNPTTQTNRLLPWLPTEEQLAYPHGSFYYGFGFDSVSQDYKCVRIGQTYSNDPNSYYCRVMVYSFNNHFWKKGPDVPYFFYNHYESNALLHETIHWVGAGSGDDRVPRPIVAFSLQDEKFSSLALPEFDVDQYIALNVAVLDGCLCLLVSYLYDCDVWIMEEYGVAGSWKKLFNVVKHESIEHLERIVSYSTSGRGLFVRICFRQVAYLDLETKETTNVKVADFVRCLDAHICVDNLSMLDHHNYVYAEDEQQGKNNGKNKGKKKRRNKKRNARFSLVLSRVKFFRTQL